A region from the Kineothrix sp. IPX-CK genome encodes:
- a CDS encoding BlaI/MecI/CopY family transcriptional regulator: protein MEPKFVCHPLVTIEQARELETTELINKMYDGVADQLVASILGRKNLSPEEIKRLKQLVNSLE from the coding sequence ATTGAACCAAAATTTGTATGCCATCCCCTTGTCACGATTGAACAGGCAAGAGAGCTTGAAACAACGGAACTCATTAACAAAATGTATGATGGTGTCGCGGACCAGCTTGTGGCTTCTATTCTGGGACGAAAAAATTTATCCCCGGAAGAAATTAAGAGATTAAAGCAGCTCGTCAACAGTCTGGAATAA
- a CDS encoding YmaF family protein, producing MPNGIHTHDYSGRTTINIEHRHEYSGTTSSAPDRAGHFHYLEGTTSLNDDHVHNYNTTTSPAIYVEGGHYHYYSGATGIAFIPERHIHYYNQNTSTYMG from the coding sequence ATGCCAAATGGAATACACACACATGATTACAGCGGAAGGACAACAATTAATATTGAACATCGTCATGAATATTCGGGAACGACGAGTTCGGCACCTGATCGCGCAGGTCATTTTCATTATTTGGAGGGAACAACATCCTTAAACGATGACCATGTCCATAATTACAATACTACAACAAGTCCTGCAATTTACGTCGAAGGCGGTCATTATCATTACTACAGCGGTGCTACCGGTATAGCATTTATACCTGAAAGGCATATTCATTATTATAACCAAAATACGTCAACGTACATGGGATGA
- a CDS encoding alpha/beta hydrolase, whose amino-acid sequence MWRRTRKTLFLIFGCLIMFLAAAALYHFIMLKVKKDKITQVGTAVEVDGYNMNVYVEGKREDSEAAIILLSGSGVASPIYDYKILYSKLTDEYQVAVVEKFGYGYSDVSGLPRDVATLVEEDRKALKEAGVEMPYVLMPHSMSALEAIYWADTYPEEVEKIIGLDMAVPESYKKSNMAGITFMKTMTYFGMHRIPAFCYVNRDGLTDDEFEQNKLLVYRNSLNTDVYEECKVVLNNAKIAGELAVPDVPILMFTTNLGQASGYEGWVKAQEDFAERAKNCILIELDCGHSLHYYKSDYMAEEIKKFMKKQ is encoded by the coding sequence ATGTGGAGAAGAACCAGAAAAACATTATTTCTAATATTTGGCTGCTTGATCATGTTTTTGGCGGCTGCAGCATTATATCATTTTATCATGCTGAAGGTGAAAAAGGATAAAATAACGCAAGTTGGAACAGCTGTTGAAGTCGACGGCTATAACATGAATGTTTACGTGGAAGGTAAGAGAGAGGATTCGGAGGCGGCAATCATACTGTTATCCGGCTCAGGTGTTGCTTCGCCCATATATGATTACAAAATACTGTATTCTAAACTTACCGATGAATATCAGGTGGCAGTTGTTGAAAAATTTGGATATGGTTATTCGGATGTAAGCGGATTGCCAAGAGATGTTGCGACTTTGGTGGAAGAAGATAGAAAAGCCTTGAAAGAGGCCGGGGTTGAAATGCCATATGTACTGATGCCGCATTCTATGTCGGCATTGGAAGCGATCTACTGGGCGGATACTTATCCCGAAGAAGTAGAGAAAATAATAGGACTCGATATGGCTGTTCCGGAGTCTTATAAGAAAAGCAATATGGCAGGTATTACTTTTATGAAAACCATGACTTACTTTGGAATGCACAGGATACCGGCTTTTTGTTATGTTAACCGGGACGGTTTGACCGATGATGAATTTGAACAAAATAAGTTATTGGTATATAGGAATTCCTTAAATACAGATGTTTATGAAGAATGCAAAGTGGTTTTAAATAATGCAAAGATAGCGGGCGAATTAGCGGTTCCGGATGTGCCGATACTGATGTTTACTACCAATCTGGGGCAGGCATCCGGGTATGAAGGCTGGGTAAAAGCGCAGGAAGATTTCGCTGAACGCGCGAAGAACTGCATACTGATCGAACTTGATTGCGGTCATAGCCTGCATTATTATAAGTCTGATTATATGGCAGAGGAGATTAAGAAGTTTATGAAAAAGCAGTAA
- a CDS encoding glycoside hydrolase domain-containing protein has product MDSRVQEVQIWLGDTFPSYFYYDENGQNSGSFPIEPDGMTGNTTVKALIMALQIHLNLKPDGLWGNGTSSACPTINDSTNNVTLVKILQGGFICKGYNPGPFDGVMGTSTKSAIKSFKADLGFANGTETMEASYFKSLLTTDPTIVTNTTDVYIRIAQQYLNANYSNLYLSSLGFIPTSGHFERKTSKALIYAFQSIINTTPDGALGPNTFNKMPSISVGSSNVALIKLLQCALTCNQFHVNNINGVYDQHVASKVTEFQIFMCLDIDPLVTLGAVNRRTWGALLWSKGDMDRAANAADTRYQLTAVQAQSLYNDGIRYIGRYLTKVSGGFDKNLTEQEISNIQNTGLKIFPLFQENNASATDFTYRTGYDSWNKAVKAATKLRIPSCTIYFCVDFDATEAQAKGTVKQYFQGINDAKKANSSIYKVGIYSARNTCSVICSANLAVNSFVSNMSTGYSGNLGFLMPENWSFDQYATGSYIASDGSRIDLDRVIASGRDLGVETTGEIGDEPIVSRLEDVYWECFPNADAESCVLSVLYYLWHKKYTDLEFNVTLVSNPIFADYMTANHPDLAAELEPYIKKTGYIILKDSSGRLIELHHLAAVISAYLNPPVLIPAEWYGWAGDLATAIKEIKILKDNLEPRGEYLGDIRHARDRIGRMEVGDDVQMNYCDIFGDADGFAIHTLIRAILSKSLKEHVLTGSFYQYYADEHTNRMTYLLNNMGAGSYSIAEVTDYLYYYFINPKQDLLMRTKAGIEGEGILANWTIIKACCQAFVEFIIHDWKNY; this is encoded by the coding sequence ATGGATTCAAGAGTACAAGAAGTGCAAATATGGTTAGGAGATACCTTTCCAAGTTACTTTTATTATGATGAGAATGGGCAAAATTCGGGGTCATTTCCAATCGAGCCAGACGGCATGACAGGGAATACTACTGTAAAGGCGCTTATTATGGCACTACAAATTCATCTGAATTTAAAACCTGATGGTCTATGGGGCAATGGTACTTCGTCTGCATGCCCTACAATTAATGATTCTACCAATAATGTTACGTTAGTAAAGATACTACAGGGAGGATTCATCTGCAAGGGTTATAATCCAGGGCCGTTTGACGGGGTTATGGGAACATCTACGAAGTCTGCAATTAAGAGTTTTAAAGCTGATTTGGGATTTGCTAATGGTACAGAAACAATGGAAGCATCTTACTTTAAGTCGCTGCTTACCACTGATCCAACAATTGTGACAAATACCACAGATGTATATATTCGTATAGCTCAGCAATATCTGAACGCGAATTATTCAAATTTATATCTCAGCAGTCTTGGTTTCATTCCAACTAGTGGACATTTTGAAAGAAAAACTAGTAAAGCGCTTATATATGCGTTTCAGAGTATTATCAATACTACCCCAGATGGAGCCTTGGGGCCAAATACTTTTAATAAAATGCCTTCCATATCCGTGGGAAGCAGTAATGTAGCATTGATAAAGCTATTGCAATGTGCATTAACATGCAATCAGTTTCATGTCAATAATATAAACGGGGTTTACGATCAGCATGTAGCAAGTAAAGTAACGGAGTTCCAAATATTTATGTGTTTGGATATAGATCCGCTCGTCACCTTGGGTGCTGTAAACAGAAGAACTTGGGGAGCATTATTATGGAGCAAGGGTGACATGGATAGAGCAGCCAATGCTGCTGATACAAGATATCAATTAACAGCAGTACAGGCTCAGTCACTTTATAATGATGGGATACGATATATCGGAAGATATCTAACCAAGGTTTCAGGTGGATTCGACAAGAATTTAACGGAACAAGAGATTAGTAATATCCAAAATACAGGGTTAAAGATATTTCCGCTGTTTCAGGAAAATAATGCATCGGCTACAGATTTTACCTATAGGACAGGATATGATAGTTGGAATAAGGCAGTAAAAGCTGCCACTAAGCTAAGAATCCCTAGTTGTACGATTTACTTTTGTGTAGATTTTGATGCGACGGAAGCTCAGGCTAAAGGAACTGTAAAACAGTATTTCCAAGGAATAAATGATGCAAAGAAGGCCAATTCTTCAATTTATAAAGTGGGTATATATTCGGCAAGGAATACATGTAGTGTTATCTGCTCTGCTAATTTGGCAGTCAATAGCTTTGTCAGTAATATGTCTACTGGGTATAGTGGAAATTTGGGATTTTTAATGCCGGAAAATTGGAGTTTTGATCAATATGCTACTGGTTCCTATATTGCCAGTGATGGCAGTCGAATTGATCTGGACAGGGTAATTGCATCCGGGCGTGATCTCGGAGTCGAGACAACAGGTGAAATTGGTGATGAACCTATAGTTTCCCGCCTGGAAGATGTATATTGGGAATGTTTCCCGAATGCAGATGCAGAATCTTGTGTATTATCGGTATTATATTATTTATGGCATAAAAAATATACAGATTTAGAGTTTAATGTAACATTAGTATCAAACCCCATTTTTGCGGATTATATGACGGCAAATCATCCTGATCTTGCGGCAGAGTTGGAGCCATATATTAAGAAAACGGGGTATATTATTTTAAAAGATTCTTCCGGTAGGCTTATAGAACTTCATCATCTTGCGGCAGTTATATCAGCCTATTTGAACCCTCCGGTTTTGATTCCGGCGGAATGGTACGGGTGGGCAGGCGACTTGGCAACAGCTATTAAGGAAATTAAAATATTAAAAGACAACTTGGAACCCAGGGGGGAATATCTCGGTGACATAAGGCATGCGCGAGATAGGATAGGGCGAATGGAAGTCGGTGATGATGTCCAGATGAACTATTGTGACATATTTGGTGATGCTGATGGTTTTGCTATTCATACACTAATTCGGGCAATATTAAGTAAATCACTTAAAGAACATGTATTAACAGGTTCCTTTTATCAGTATTATGCGGATGAACATACCAATAGAATGACATATTTGCTGAACAATATGGGGGCTGGTTCTTATAGTATTGCAGAAGTTACAGATTATTTATATTATTACTTTATTAATCCAAAGCAAGATTTATTGATGCGTACCAAAGCCGGAATAGAAGGTGAAGGAATATTGGCAAATTGGACAATTATAAAAGCTTGTTGCCAAGCCTTCGTAGAATTTATTATTCATGATTGGAAAAATTATTAA
- a CDS encoding glycoside hydrolase family 127 protein, translating into MTKHTESYPLTLKKTVINDSFWSEYQKLIRDVVLPYQKDALNDNIPGAEPSHAIKNFKIAAGLEIGEFQGWVFQDSDVAKWLEAVAYSLSQTPDSELERSADEVIDIIEKAQQRDGYLDTYFIIKEPEKRWTNLEECHELYCAGHMIEAGVAYFSATGKRKLLDVVCRLADCIDSVFGPEPGKMKGYCGHQEIELALVKLYRITGNERYLSLSRYFIDERGKEPYYFSLEREKRDILEFWPGFSKFKREYMQTHLPVREQKTAEGHAVRTVYMYSAIADIVAETGDEGLLDACRNVWDNIVKRKMYITGGIGSAAFGEGFTFDYDLPNDTVYAESCASVGLVMLAHRMLKIEAKGEYGDVMERALYNNILSGMALDGKSFFYVNPLEVLPEACEKNPAMEHVKPVRQKWFSCSCCPPNIARLLMSLSQYIYTVGKNSIYTHLYIGGKAEFDLDGTSVILTQETNYPWDGNVRLKATGFGEKEFTLALRIPAWCRNYKLRVNGKILETGVDILKGYAKISRIWNDEDTVELSMDMPAVLIQANPEVRADAGKVAITRGPLVYCLEEIDNGSNLSAISIPLDCSLEIEKDNSFLNGAVTIRTTAIRTDDKYWPDELYRPAVNTEKETIIKAVPYSMWCNRRPGEMTVWIRYR; encoded by the coding sequence ATGACAAAGCATACCGAATCATATCCACTGACTCTAAAGAAAACCGTAATCAATGACAGCTTCTGGTCGGAATATCAAAAGCTGATCCGGGATGTCGTGCTTCCATATCAGAAGGATGCATTAAACGACAATATTCCAGGTGCTGAACCAAGCCATGCCATAAAAAACTTCAAGATTGCCGCGGGTCTTGAGATTGGAGAATTTCAAGGTTGGGTATTCCAGGACAGCGATGTTGCAAAATGGCTGGAGGCCGTTGCTTATAGTCTTTCGCAGACGCCGGACAGTGAGTTGGAGCGTTCTGCGGATGAGGTCATTGATATTATTGAAAAAGCACAGCAAAGAGACGGTTACCTTGATACTTATTTTATTATTAAAGAACCTGAAAAGCGCTGGACAAACCTTGAGGAATGCCACGAACTGTATTGTGCAGGACATATGATAGAGGCGGGTGTTGCATACTTTAGTGCTACCGGAAAAAGAAAGCTGCTCGATGTTGTATGCCGTCTTGCGGATTGCATAGATTCAGTTTTCGGTCCTGAGCCTGGGAAGATGAAGGGGTATTGCGGACATCAGGAAATAGAGCTTGCCTTGGTGAAACTTTACAGGATCACTGGCAATGAGCGCTATTTAAGCCTGAGCAGATACTTTATTGATGAAAGAGGGAAGGAACCTTATTATTTCAGCCTTGAGAGGGAGAAAAGAGATATCCTGGAATTTTGGCCGGGCTTCAGTAAGTTTAAAAGGGAATACATGCAGACCCACCTGCCGGTGAGGGAACAGAAAACAGCGGAAGGCCATGCGGTCAGAACAGTATATATGTATTCGGCTATTGCTGATATTGTAGCAGAAACAGGGGATGAAGGGCTTCTTGATGCCTGCAGGAATGTATGGGATAATATAGTAAAGCGTAAGATGTATATTACGGGCGGAATAGGCTCTGCTGCTTTCGGAGAGGGGTTCACCTTTGATTATGATCTCCCCAATGATACTGTATATGCGGAATCTTGTGCCTCGGTGGGTCTGGTGATGCTTGCCCACAGGATGCTGAAAATCGAGGCGAAGGGCGAGTATGGGGATGTTATGGAAAGAGCACTGTACAATAATATTTTGAGCGGAATGGCGTTGGACGGGAAGAGCTTTTTCTATGTTAATCCTTTGGAGGTACTTCCGGAGGCCTGCGAGAAGAATCCGGCAATGGAGCATGTCAAGCCTGTTCGGCAGAAATGGTTCAGTTGCTCTTGTTGCCCGCCGAATATTGCAAGATTGCTTATGTCGCTGAGTCAATATATATATACGGTAGGAAAAAACTCCATATACACTCATCTTTATATAGGCGGAAAGGCAGAATTTGATCTTGATGGCACTTCGGTTATACTTACTCAGGAAACAAACTATCCGTGGGATGGGAACGTAAGGCTAAAAGCTACGGGCTTCGGTGAAAAGGAGTTTACACTGGCATTGAGGATACCGGCCTGGTGCAGGAATTACAAGCTTAGGGTGAACGGAAAGATTTTGGAAACCGGTGTGGATATCTTAAAGGGATATGCCAAAATCAGTAGGATTTGGAATGATGAAGATACAGTTGAATTGTCAATGGATATGCCTGCGGTATTAATCCAGGCGAATCCAGAAGTTCGGGCCGATGCGGGAAAGGTTGCTATCACAAGGGGGCCGTTGGTATACTGTCTTGAGGAGATTGATAACGGAAGTAACTTGTCGGCAATATCGATTCCACTGGACTGTAGTCTTGAAATTGAAAAAGACAACAGCTTTTTAAACGGTGCCGTTACAATAAGAACAACGGCAATTAGGACAGATGATAAATACTGGCCGGACGAACTTTACCGCCCAGCGGTAAATACGGAGAAGGAAACAATCATAAAAGCCGTGCCTTATAGCATGTGGTGCAATAGGAGGCCCGGGGAAATGACTGTTTGGATCCGGTATAGGTAA
- a CDS encoding AraC family transcriptional regulator — MDSFEIIIGLKGTAYIMQDDIKYEVVPSSVLLLLPGHTHTGYRHSTGETSFYWLHFYCHGQNSILNRRDALDEISPLNSTPYFNKLNDSIMLPAFWQPESIEKSVILFKQLLHIANSDYYSSFCTDYSLTTLLLELSQQFIHASLNLNELPNTGGGNFNILLEWIRLNITEEFTIDELAEKFNYNKDYMSRMFKKHLGVSPRKYINGMKILKAKEYLCRFDLSIKEIAYKLGFKDEKYFMKLFKEYENLTPSTYRNAYYRTLYNNE; from the coding sequence ATGGACAGCTTTGAAATAATTATAGGGCTCAAAGGAACTGCATATATCATGCAGGATGATATTAAGTATGAGGTGGTTCCAAGTTCGGTTCTGCTCCTTCTGCCTGGCCATACTCATACAGGCTACCGGCACTCGACAGGGGAAACTTCTTTTTACTGGCTGCACTTTTACTGCCACGGTCAAAACAGTATACTTAATAGAAGGGATGCTTTGGACGAGATTTCCCCTTTAAATTCCACTCCGTATTTCAACAAGCTTAATGACAGCATTATGTTACCTGCATTTTGGCAGCCTGAAAGTATTGAAAAAAGTGTTATACTTTTCAAGCAGCTGCTTCATATAGCTAATTCGGACTACTATAGCTCCTTCTGCACCGATTATTCACTTACCACACTGCTCTTGGAACTATCCCAGCAGTTTATTCATGCCAGTCTGAATCTAAACGAATTACCCAACACCGGCGGAGGTAATTTCAATATTCTCCTTGAATGGATTCGTCTTAACATAACCGAGGAGTTCACTATCGATGAGCTGGCCGAAAAGTTCAATTACAACAAGGACTACATGTCCAGAATGTTTAAAAAGCATTTAGGAGTCAGCCCCAGAAAATATATCAATGGTATGAAAATACTTAAAGCAAAGGAATATCTCTGCCGGTTCGATCTCAGCATCAAGGAAATAGCCTATAAGTTGGGATTTAAGGACGAGAAATACTTTATGAAGCTTTTCAAGGAATATGAAAACCTGACTCCTTCCACTTATAGAAATGCTTATTACAGAACGTTGTACAACAACGAGTGA
- the arr gene encoding NAD(+)--rifampin ADP-ribosyltransferase, producing the protein MNYDISNSYNVLPPDKGPFYHGTKADLQVGNLLTAGEDSNYKPELKMNHIYFTALVNGAGLAASLAKGNGRERVYIVEPTGEFENDPNVTDKKFPGNLTRSYRSREPLKIVGEETEWEKQTPEELRQWREKLADNKGDIIN; encoded by the coding sequence ATGAATTATGATATATCTAATTCGTACAATGTTTTGCCCCCTGATAAAGGTCCATTTTATCATGGGACAAAAGCAGATTTGCAGGTTGGTAATCTACTGACAGCAGGGGAGGATTCGAATTATAAACCTGAACTCAAAATGAATCACATTTATTTCACAGCCCTTGTTAACGGTGCAGGACTTGCAGCTTCATTAGCAAAAGGAAATGGAAGAGAAAGAGTTTATATTGTGGAACCAACAGGGGAATTTGAAAATGATCCAAATGTTACAGACAAGAAATTCCCAGGCAATTTGACACGTTCATATCGCTCGCGAGAACCATTAAAAATTGTTGGCGAAGAAACAGAGTGGGAGAAACAGACACCTGAGGAATTACGCCAGTGGCGTGAAAAGCTGGCTGATAACAAAGGAGATATTATTAATTGA
- a CDS encoding HNH endonuclease signature motif containing protein, which produces MPFTEKIKLEAKKRSNFRCCICHKIFVEVHHILPEADGGSDTIDNAAPLCSSCHDLYGGNPEKRKQIRQMRDYWWDQMDEWRMNLSQKKDLDHIAIIEEEPENINQLKYKGIAIYHFIYKEEGFKESAQMPFDLVKEAQTNNPNQKRLLYLEIDGHRNKNGGFDHDMYELQRYFILEFLMPYLSSVSMPLLSVTNNKLQKNDFPDELRIDSED; this is translated from the coding sequence ATGCCGTTTACTGAGAAAATAAAATTGGAAGCGAAAAAAAGATCAAATTTTAGATGCTGCATATGTCATAAAATATTTGTGGAAGTACATCATATTCTGCCAGAGGCAGATGGAGGCTCAGACACTATTGATAATGCTGCTCCATTATGTTCTTCATGCCATGATTTATATGGTGGCAATCCGGAGAAAAGAAAGCAGATCAGGCAGATGAGAGACTACTGGTGGGATCAAATGGATGAATGGCGCATGAACTTATCTCAAAAAAAAGATCTTGATCATATTGCAATCATTGAAGAAGAACCAGAGAACATAAATCAACTTAAATATAAAGGTATTGCAATTTATCATTTTATCTATAAAGAAGAGGGATTTAAAGAAAGTGCGCAAATGCCATTTGATCTAGTTAAAGAAGCACAGACCAATAACCCTAATCAAAAGAGGTTACTTTATTTAGAGATAGATGGGCATAGAAATAAAAATGGTGGTTTTGACCATGATATGTATGAATTACAAAGATATTTCATTTTAGAATTTTTGATGCCTTATTTAAGTTCTGTATCTATGCCTTTACTTTCGGTAACAAATAATAAATTACAAAAAAATGATTTTCCTGATGAACTGAGAATAGATTCGGAAGATTAA
- a CDS encoding DUF5050 domain-containing protein, whose product MKRSRYEKNLIVFTVLLLILSFSSCGTQGDRIYYSNSYDNGTLYSMNTDGSDNRKLNDNLCQMFQYPFLLSEYTKYFLILKELTYKWK is encoded by the coding sequence TTGAAAAGGAGCAGGTATGAAAAAAATTTGATTGTTTTTACCGTTCTCTTATTGATTCTGAGCTTCAGCAGCTGCGGGACTCAAGGCGACAGGATATATTATTCTAACAGCTATGATAATGGAACACTTTATAGTATGAATACTGACGGCAGTGATAACCGTAAGCTTAACGACAATCTTTGTCAAATGTTTCAATACCCTTTCTTATTGTCGGAATATACAAAATACTTTTTAATTCTAAAAGAATTGACATATAAATGGAAGTAA
- a CDS encoding uracil-DNA glycosylase family protein: MMIFEKIKQEIMADQMNESYTKMGIPPLFKASVDARIVIVGQAPGRKAEATQLFWNDLSGDRLREWMGVSREMFYSTNRVAHLPMDFYYPGKAKNGDIPPRKGFAEKWHPRLLDEMPNIEIIILIGSYAQKYYLNKRREKSLTETVRNFQKYLPEYFPLVHPSPLNLGWLKQNPWFEKDVLPVLKEMVDKNL; this comes from the coding sequence ATGATGATATTTGAAAAAATCAAACAAGAAATTATGGCTGACCAAATGAACGAATCCTATACAAAAATGGGGATCCCACCATTATTCAAAGCTTCTGTAGATGCTCGCATTGTCATAGTTGGCCAAGCACCGGGACGTAAGGCAGAAGCAACTCAATTGTTTTGGAATGATTTAAGTGGTGATCGATTAAGAGAGTGGATGGGAGTATCTCGCGAGATGTTTTATAGTACGAATCGCGTCGCTCATTTGCCTATGGATTTCTATTATCCAGGAAAAGCGAAAAACGGTGATATTCCACCTAGAAAAGGCTTTGCAGAAAAATGGCATCCACGTTTACTGGATGAGATGCCAAATATTGAAATTATAATTCTAATCGGTAGCTATGCACAGAAATATTATTTAAATAAAAGACGTGAAAAAAGTTTAACTGAAACAGTGAGAAATTTTCAAAAATATTTACCGGAATATTTTCCGTTGGTTCATCCTTCTCCTTTAAATCTTGGCTGGTTGAAACAAAATCCATGGTTTGAAAAAGATGTTTTACCTGTTCTGAAAGAAATGGTGGATAAGAACTTATAA
- a CDS encoding glycoside hydrolase family 31 protein translates to MKFLDDNGALVFYQNGEMGRIEAWGKDSVRVRTTMFGKFYGNDWALTENVDHVDSVVKIEREDHWVGDGTIDQREIASITNGRIKIVVNFVGIISFYKDDKLFLREYFRMYDGTISKESRCLKVINREWKGIIGGTDYSLNVKFESNKGEKIFGMGQYQQNDMDYKGCVLELAQRNSQISVPFAVSSSGYGFLWNNPAVGRVTFGKNYTEWIARSTKEMDYWVTVADTPKQILANYTAVTGRADMFPEDLMGLWQCKLRYRTQDEVLTVARQYQKEGIKIDQIVIDFFHWTVQGDWKFDTQYWPDPKAMVDELHSMGIKVIVSVWPSVDRKSENFGPMMERGLLIKTERGAAQTYDYQGDCVEIDPFNPETRKYVWEVCKKNYYDFGIDAFWLDNSEPDYGVYDFENYRYCDGPALSISNMYPQMYSRLFYDEMSKDNKSVVNLLRCAWAGSQKYGNVVWSGDVPSTFEAFADQLQCGLNMGLAGISWWTTDVGGFMTDDVNDPDFRQLLIRWYQFAVYSAVLRMHGDRGPYNIPPLDNRDWGGGYLHTGQPNELWSYGEDNYKIMKKYYDIRISMHDYIKKLYEEAHTNGSPLIRTMFYEFPEDEKCWELQDQYMFGDKYLVAPILHLNEFKRDVYLPAGEWILTSTGEKYTGGITVSVDAPIEYSPVFERIHA, encoded by the coding sequence ATGAAGTTTTTAGATGACAATGGGGCATTGGTGTTTTACCAAAATGGCGAAATGGGGCGAATCGAAGCCTGGGGTAAGGATTCTGTCAGAGTACGTACCACCATGTTTGGCAAATTTTATGGAAACGACTGGGCATTGACAGAAAATGTTGACCATGTAGATAGCGTTGTAAAGATTGAAAGAGAAGATCATTGGGTCGGAGATGGAACCATTGATCAGAGGGAGATTGCTTCGATCACGAATGGTCGTATTAAGATAGTTGTGAATTTTGTGGGTATTATTTCGTTTTATAAAGATGACAAGCTGTTCCTTCGTGAATACTTCCGTATGTATGACGGAACCATTTCTAAAGAGAGCCGCTGCCTGAAAGTAATTAACCGCGAATGGAAGGGAATTATTGGTGGAACCGATTATTCTTTGAATGTAAAGTTTGAAAGTAATAAGGGTGAGAAAATCTTTGGTATGGGCCAATATCAACAAAATGATATGGACTATAAGGGGTGTGTCTTGGAATTGGCACAGCGTAATTCTCAGATTTCTGTTCCTTTTGCTGTATCTTCCTCAGGATATGGCTTCCTTTGGAACAACCCGGCTGTTGGTCGTGTAACCTTTGGCAAGAACTATACAGAGTGGATTGCAAGATCTACCAAGGAGATGGATTACTGGGTCACTGTGGCAGATACACCCAAGCAGATCCTGGCAAACTATACCGCAGTTACCGGCCGCGCTGACATGTTTCCGGAAGATTTGATGGGACTTTGGCAATGCAAGCTGCGTTACAGAACTCAGGATGAGGTTCTGACTGTTGCTCGTCAGTATCAGAAGGAAGGCATTAAAATTGACCAGATCGTCATTGATTTTTTCCATTGGACAGTACAGGGAGACTGGAAATTCGATACACAGTACTGGCCGGACCCTAAGGCTATGGTTGATGAGCTTCACTCTATGGGAATCAAGGTTATCGTATCTGTCTGGCCTTCTGTGGATCGTAAGAGTGAAAACTTTGGTCCGATGATGGAAAGAGGACTTCTGATCAAGACAGAGCGTGGCGCTGCACAGACCTATGATTATCAGGGGGACTGTGTGGAAATCGACCCTTTCAACCCTGAGACACGTAAGTATGTATGGGAAGTATGCAAGAAAAACTACTACGATTTCGGCATCGATGCTTTCTGGCTGGATAATTCGGAACCGGATTATGGTGTGTATGATTTTGAGAATTACAGATATTGTGATGGTCCTGCACTTAGTATCAGCAATATGTATCCTCAAATGTATAGTCGCTTATTTTATGATGAGATGAGCAAGGATAATAAGTCTGTTGTAAATCTGCTTCGCTGTGCATGGGCCGGCTCTCAGAAATATGGGAATGTGGTCTGGTCCGGTGACGTGCCAAGTACCTTTGAAGCCTTTGCCGATCAGCTGCAGTGCGGTCTGAACATGGGACTTGCAGGTATTTCGTGGTGGACGACGGATGTCGGAGGCTTCATGACAGATGATGTAAATGATCCTGATTTCAGACAGCTCCTAATCCGTTGGTATCAGTTTGCAGTATATTCCGCTGTACTGCGTATGCATGGAGACAGAGGCCCTTACAACATTCCGCCGCTGGATAATAGAGACTGGGGAGGCGGTTACCTTCATACAGGCCAGCCAAATGAACTTTGGAGTTATGGGGAAGACAATTATAAGATCATGAAGAAATACTATGATATCCGTATCAGTATGCATGATTATATCAAAAAGCTTTATGAAGAAGCTCATACGAATGGCTCTCCATTGATTCGTACCATGTTCTACGAATTCCCCGAAGATGAAAAATGCTGGGAACTTCAGGATCAGTATATGTTTGGGGACAAATACCTTGTAGCGCCGATTCTTCATCTGAATGAATTCAAGAGAGACGTATATCTCCCTGCCGGTGAGTGGATCTTGACCTCTACCGGAGAAAAGTATACCGGCGGCATAACGGTATCAGTTGACGCACCAATCGAATACTCTCCGGTTTTTGAACGCATACATGCCTGA